A window of Castanea sativa cultivar Marrone di Chiusa Pesio chromosome 1, ASM4071231v1 contains these coding sequences:
- the LOC142622628 gene encoding xanthotoxin 5-hydroxylase CYP82C4-like translates to MDAYLQFTVVAVLVSLVFLYSLLEKTKKCSNSKEAPEPAGAWPIIGHLHLLGGGDQLLYRTLGTMADKYGSAFNIRLGSRRAFVVSSWEVAKDCFTINDKALASRPTTVAAKHMGYNYAVFGFAPYSSFWREMRKIATLELLSNRRLEMLKHVRFSEVEIGIKELHSLWVQNGSCPLLVDLKHWLEELTLNVVVRMVAGKRYFGSSAASDSGGARRCQKAINQFFHLIGIFVVSDALPFLGWLDLQGHEKAMKKTAKELDSILGGWLEEHRQKRVSGEVKASGEQDFIDVMLSLQEEGQLSNFRYDADTSIKSTCLALILGGSDTTAGTLTWAISLLLNNRNVLKKAQEELEHHVGMYRQVEESDIKNLVYLQAIIKETLRLYPAGPLLGPREALEDCNVAGYNVKAGTRLVVNVWKIQRDPRVWTNPSSFQPERFLTSHVNVDIRGQNFELIPFGSGRRSCPGVSFAIQVLHLTLARLLHAFEFATPLDQPVDMTESPGLTIPKATPLEVLLTPCLPAKLYGY, encoded by the exons ATGGATGCATATCTACAATTTACTGTTGTTGCTGTGTTAGTTTCTTTAGTCTTTCTCTATTCACTGCTTGAAAAGACAAAGAAATGCAGCAACAGCAAAGAGGCTCCTGAACCAGCTGGTGCATGGCCTATAATTGGCCACCTTCACCTTCTTGGTGGTGGTGATCAGCTTCTCTACCGAACACTAGGAACAATGGCTGATAAGTATGGCTCAGCATTCAATATTCGCCTAGGTAGTCGCCGAGCTTTTGTTGTGAGTAGCTGGGAAGTAGCAAAGGATTGCTTCACCATCAATGACAAGGCACTAGCTTCTCGTCCAACAACAGTAGCTGCAAAGCACATGGGGTACAACTATGCTGTGTTTGGATTCGCACCCTACAGCTCCTTCTGGCGTGAGATGCGAAAGATTGCAACACTTGAACTTCTCTCTAATCGTCGGCTTGAGATGCTCAAGCATGTTAGGTTCTCTGAAGTTGAGATTGGGATAAAGGAGCTCCACAGTTTATGGGTTCAAAATGGCTCTTGTCCCTTGCTTGTTGATCTTAAACACTGGTTAGAAGAGTTGACACTAAATGTGGTGGTCAGAATGGTTGCGGGGAAACGTTATTTTGGTTCCTCAGCTGCCTCTGACAGTGGCGGGGCAAGGAGATGTCAAAAAGCAATCAATCAGTTCTTTCATCTGATTGGCATTTTTGTGGTTTCGGATGCACTTCCATTTCTGGGGTGGTTGGATTTGCAGGGGCATGAAAAGGCAATGAAGAAGACTGCTAAGGAGTTGGATTCTATATTGGGAGGTTGGCTGGAGGAGCATCGTCAAAAGAGAGTTTCCGGTGAGGTTAAGGCCAGCGGTGAGCAAGATTTCATTGATGTCATGTTGTCACTTCAGGAAGAAGGTCAACTCTCAAATTTTCGATATGATGCAGACACTAGCATCAAGTCTACTTGCCTG GCACTTATCCTTGGTGGCAGTGACACTACAGCAGGGACGCTGACATGGGCCATCTCATTACTTCTAAACAATCGAAATGTGTTGAAGAAGGCACAAGAAGAATTAGAGCATCATGTTGGAATGTACAGACAAGTTGAAGAATCGGACATAAAAAACCTTGTTTATCTTCAAGCAATTATCAAGGAAACTCTTCGTTTATACCCAGCTGGTCCACTCTTAGGACCGCGTGAAGCATTGGAAGATTGTAATGTTGCTGGCTATAATGTTAAAGCTGGCACTCGCTTGGTAGTGAATGTATGGAAGATTCAGAGAGACCCAAGGGTTTGGACCAATCCGTCTAGTTTTCAACCAGAGAGGTTTCTCACAAGCCATGTGAATGTTGATATTAGAGGTCAAAACTTTGAGCTTATTCCTTTTGGGTCTGGTAGAAGATCATGCCCTGGTGTGTCATTTGCCATCCAAGTCCTTCACTTGACACTTGCTCGTCTACTTCATGCCTTTGAATTTGCAACCCCATTGGATCAGCCTGTTGACATGACTGAAAGCCCTGGTTTAACTATTCCAAAAGCAACTCCATTGGAGGTTCTTCTTACCCCATGCCTCCCGGCCAAACTCTATGGCTATTGA
- the LOC142621587 gene encoding cytochrome P450 CYP82D47-like: MDFLLPHLNTNIISGLIAIFIVSYFINRRIGSAKRKKAPEAAGGWPLIGHLHLFTGSLLPHISLGALAEKYGPVYTIRIGVHQALVVSSWEIAKECFTTNDVAACSRPKFIGANHFSYNYAMFGFSPYGPFWRDMRKIVALELLSNRRLELLKDVRASEMETSLKELYKVWTEKKDIGSGSVSLEMKQWFGDLTLNVVLRMVVGKRFFGAMATSDEKEAPKARRCQKAFRDFFHLLGLSLVGDAIPWLGWLDSLLGGHEKAMKKTAKEMDFLVTEWLEEHKQRRASGEGKGHQDFMDVMLSILEGVDLAGFDAYTVNKATCLNMIAGGNDTTMVTLTWALSLLLNNRHALKKAQEELDIKVGKGRLVNEADINNLFYLQAIIKEALRIYPPGPLSGPREFHEDCTIGGYHVTKGTRLVVNLWKIQTDPSVWSDPLEFKPERFLTTHKDVDVRGQNFELIPFGSGRRACPGISFGLQMLHLTLASLIHAFEISTPSNAPVDMTATFGLTNIKSTPLDVVVKPRLPSNLFE; the protein is encoded by the exons ATGGACTTCCTTTTACCACATCTAAACACCAATATTATATCTGGATTGATTGCCATATTCATCGTTTCCTACTTTATCAACAGGAGGATTGGTTCTGCTAAGAGGAAAAAAGCACCAGAAGCTGCTGGAGGATGGCCTCTAATTGGTCACTTGCACCTATTCACTGGATCCCTGCTCCCCCACATAAGTTTAGGAGCCTTAGCAGAAAAGTATGGACCAGTGTACACAATCCGAATTGGGGTTCATCAAGCTTTGGTGGTTAGTAGTTGGGAAATAGCTAAGGAATGTTTCACCACCAATGATGTGGCCGCATGTTCTCGCCCCAAATTCATTGGTGCTAATCACTTTAGTTACAACTATGCCATGTTTGGGTTCAGTCCTTATGGTCCTTTTTGGCGTGACATGCGCAAAATAGTCGCTTTGGAGCTACTCTCAAATCGTCGGCTTGAGTTACTCAAAGATGTTAGAGCCTCAGAGATGGAGACCTCTTTGAAAGAGCTGTACAAGGTCTGGACCGAGAAGAAGGATATTGGGTCAGGTTCTGTTTCTCTAGAGATGAAGCAATGGTTTGGGGACTTGACACTCAACGTGGTTCTTAGAATGGTTGTTGGAAAGCGATTCTTTGGTGCCATGGCTACAAGTGATGAGAAAGAGGCACCTAAGGCTCGTAGGTGTCAAAAGGCTTTTAGGGACTTCTTTCACCTGTTGGGTTTGTCTCTTGTGGGAGATGCTATTCCTTGGCTTGGATGGTTGGATTCATTATTGGGAGGACATGAAAAGGCCATGAAGAAAACAGCGAAAGAGATGGACTTTTTGGTTACTGAGTGGTTGGAGGAGCACAAGCAGAGGCGAGCTTCAGGTGAGGGTAAGGGGCATCAGGATTTCATGGATGTCATGCTTTCAATCCTAGAGGGTGTTGACCTTGCTGGATTTGATGCTTATACCGTCAACAAAGCCACATGTTTG AATATGATAGCAGGAGGCAACGACACAACCATGGTTACCTTGACCTGGGCACTCTCACTATTATTGAACAATCGCCACGCTTTGAAGAAAGCCCAAGAGGAATTGGACATCAAAGTTGGTAAAGGAAGACTAGTGAATGAAGCAGATATCAATAACTTATTCTACCTTCAAGCCATTATCAAAGAGGCACTAAGGATATACCCACCTGGACCACTTTCAGGACCAAGAGAGTTCCATGAAGACTGCACCATTGGTGGCTACCATGTCACAAAAGGCACACGTCTAGTGGTCAATTTGTGGAAGATCCAGACAGACCCTAGTGTGTGGTCTGACCCATTAGAGTTCAAGCCAGAGAGATTTCTCACTACTCACAAAGATGTTGATGTGAGGGGTCAAAATTTTGAGCTCATACCCTTTGGTAGTGGTAGAAGAGCATGCCCTGGGATATCTTTTGGCCTTCAAATGCTGCACTTAACTCTGGCTAGTCTCATACATGCATTTGAAATCTCAACCCCATCAAATGCACCGGTTGATATGACTGCCACCTTTGGATTAACAAACATCAAATCCACACCACTTGATGTGGTTGTGAAACCACGCTTGCCATCAAATCTTTTTGAATAA